The genomic region tgAGCATAAAGAAAAAATTGGCtcaagcttctatgtatggatttcctgtttttctcaatTTATATCATTGCAAATTAACTGCCTTTAGGATTTGGTCAGGCAACTCCTGGTCAGGCAAATCTGGccaatatttgacattttacagaaaaaaacaaaaaaaaaaacaaaatctgattttGATAACAAAGAGgtaattaaataattcaaagtTGGTCTGTGTCCCTCCTTCCTTACACTGGTTGGTTTCCACATCTATATGACTAGCAGTGGGACTAAAAGGCAGGGTTAACAGAATGCAATTCAAACGCAAActaggctttttttttatttctatgtacaatatataacttaattataaatattgttatttttctctAAGTACTGAGTTGTTGAGCCATTTGTATTTTCTGAGCAATGTACAGTATTGAACATATAATATTGTATTACATAGAATAGAGCCTACTAGCAACCTTGGTTAAGAGCACACTTTGAAAGAACAGAAGATGGATACAGAGTCCACAAGTAGAGTCACTGTCACTCTTACAATCCAACCTGCTGTGTTCACTTGTGGGAGCTTTGTGCCACACAACATTTTGGAAATGCACTGGTCTTTGATTCTGTATGAGATCAGAACTGAAGACCATCCTGTTATCCTACCTGTGTGCAGAATATGATAATGAAATAATCGCTTCACTGTTTGTTATGCTTTTTAATATAAGGTAACGTCTAGTACCCTAAGTGCGAATGTGCCAAGTATGCGGTTTGCTCTCTGGATCTGTCTCTTGTGAGTTCCTCAAGACGGTTTTGTTCATGTCACATACAAGGTTCAGCCACATCTGCTGTTaactgtttttctcctctcactCACACTAATAAGCCCAGTCCAAGCAACCAATCGCAGACAGGCCATCACACATTTGACTCCACAAATGGTCTCTTTGGTTTGATGGGGGAGGTGGGGCCTTGGGTCCGGGAGTCACGTGAGAGTTGGCGGTACATGTTGTCCTGGTAGGCCTGTGCCACGGGCAGAGTCCTCGCCACCTTCACGTCTGGGTAAGTGGGAACCTGGCTGACCCGCTCCAGGATGTCCCCACTGCCACGGGAGCCGTTTGCCAGCTTGCCCAGCGAAGGGGGCTGGGTCTGCGAGTAGTAGTCCTCCTCCAATAGATGTCCATTTTGGGCATTGTTGGTCTTGTTGTAGTATGCGATATTGCCCAGTGAGGTGGGGGGACTGTAGGTGGAGCCCTGCTGGACCAGCTGGCCAGGCGAAGTGGGGCTGATAGCAGAGTCCATGGACGTCATGGCCCTGGACCGCTGGGGCTGATGCAGGTACTGCTGAGTCCGCGCCGTCTTGTCTATGATACCCATGAAGGGCGTATTCCGAGAGCGAGTGGTCTCACCCTGGTACAGCCCTCCACCGCCTTGCGAGGGAGAGATGGGAGAGATGTCATCACAGGTGCGCTCATATGTAGCTTGCAGTGGGATCTCCATCTGCTGAATGGAAGAGGAAGGTCTGAAACCTGGTGCTAAATTGGAGGTGGATCCAGTTGAGATGTTGTTGCTGGAGGGGGAGAATCGAAGGCCTACACTCTGAGAATGGATGAGAGGCCTGGGGGTGGGCACATGCTGCTTCATCTCAGTAGTATTGGCACTGACAGGACGTCTCACCATATGGGGGATCTCAGGAGAGCCCAGTTGGCAGGGGGGCATGGCATTGGCACGCTCCAGAACATGTTCAGCAACTGGATAGTAGGCGGCTGACTGGCTACGGCTTATCTGAGGTGTCTGGCTGTAACGGATGCCCCCTGGGCCCCCACTGCTGGCGCGGTAGGCAGAGGAGGGGCGCTGGGGTAATTCATCCTTCAACAGGCCTGACTCCATAACCCCTCCTCGGCCGCCGTGCTGACAGAGGGCCCCAGAACTGAGGCTCGCCTGGACTTGGGGCATGGACCGTCCATCCAGGGAGGGCTGGTAGACCATTCGGCTCTCCACGTCCACTGAACCTCCTTGGTAACGACCACCCATGGAGTGGCCCATCTGGCCACTGTAGCTGCTGTTGCCCATCACACTGCTGGGCTGGTTTGTTCGGACTATCTGGGCTATAGAAGGCTGAAGACGAAGGCCTTGGGCTTGGTGGTGCTGGGAGGACAGAGAGGGCTGTGAGCTCAGCTGGAATGAACGCTGGCTGCTCATCTTAGAGAGGGGAGATTTGGGCCGCCCAGGGAGCTGCTCTGTCTGGTAGCGCACAGGTGACCCAGACTGGGACCTGTACAGACAAACACCCTCTATTGGTGGACTGGCTCTATACTGAGCAGCCCGACGTAAAGGCGAAGGCGGTGGGCTCTGGTGATCCATCCCCTGGCCCCCAGTACCCATTGGAGGTGGGCTGAAGCGGTAGGATGGCTGATGCACTGGGGAGGTGTGAGGGGGACTGTGTCGGTAGTGGGAGTTCTGATGTGTTGGGGATAAAGAGGGTGATGTGGGCTGGTATGACCCACGGGTTGGAGAGGACATAGAGGAGGACGTGGGGTGATATTCGTAAGGCAGGCCCATGGGTGAACCTCCAGCTATGTAGATCTGATCTGGATGTGTGGGGGACAGCGGTGGGCTCTGAATGATAGGAAGGCTGGAAGGATTGGTGAGAGACTCTGGAGGGGGCAGACCCATGGACATAGCTTCTAGCTCCTGCTCCAGGTAGTCCTCATCCTCAAACAGATCCTGGACGGGCTCCATGTCCTCCAGACGGGGCTCTGGGGGAGGGGGAAGAGGCATGGACATAGATAGAGACTCCTCCTCTTCTGGGGGAGGTGTAGGTGGAGGAGAGGGCGGAGGTTCTAACTCTAAGTCCTGCTGCTGGTGCTCCTCCTGGTTGAGCTGGTGacactcctcctccaccctctggAGCAGCCTCTGGATCTCTCGGTTGTTGGGGCAGAGCTTTATGGCTTCATTCAGGTCCTCTAAGGCTTCAGGAAATTGTCTGGAAATGGGAAACGATAAGTTGCTTTGGAAAAAACTTCACAGTTTTTCAAAGTCTCTGTCAAACACCTTGCAAATCAAACATCCAACACTGTCTGCAAGATCATACTGCAGTCAGAGTGTAGAACCAAGACAAGTAGGTAGCTATAGACAATAATGTGTGAAGGATAAAAGGAGTGTACCTGCTGCTACGTTTGGCACGTGCCCTGGCATAATATGCCTCGTAAGACTTAGGTTTCAGTTCAAGTGCCTTGGTAGCAAATTCCTCAGCCATCCCAAAGTCCTGGAGAGATTGAGCAAGGGAGTGTACTGTTAAACTACGCTAAGATACATCTTCATTACTTTCAGATATtaatacagttttgttttggtcatttCATGCTATAAaatgtctcaaaagtggtcCAACGTTAATCTAAAGTAAATCCGCTTACTAAATCCCTAGGATTTGAACCAAAGTCCACAGTCAACTCACATTCATTTTCCTCCGACATCGGGACAGATTGAGGAAAAGTGATACTTTGAGTTCCCTGAATGTCTTGAGGTCCTCGCTGAAGCCTTCACGTGGAAACTTTTTGAGGGCATACTGATAACGCTGCGCTGCCTCCTTCACCTTCCCCTTCTGTTTGACAAAAAACACCAGGTTATCCTAAAATACAAAGCTGATCTGAAATCTTCAGACATTCATCACTGTTCTCAGACTGAGGTTATTCTCagacaatgctgttttcatgcTGGATCACATTTCTCCCAACATTAACAGATCAGTCAAAATATGTATTCGAATATTTAAAGGATATTTTTCCTATGACAGATTGCTCTTTTAATCAGACAATACAAGCTGAGTTGCGGAGTACAGGCCATATACTGTCACCTTGTAGAAGCTGTCCCCCTCCTCGATGAGTTTGCTGAGTAAGATGATCATGATGTCGGGTTTGGAGGTGGCCATGGCCCATGTGGCTGGACCTGGGTAACACAGGAAGGAGCAGAtggaagaaaacagtgagaaagaCACAGTCaaaagcagaagaggaggaagaaatgaGTAACTGGGAGTCACAGTacacacaacaataataataaaagggATGAGGACAACAGCCAAAATGGGGAATGGAGGAGAAAGACAGGCAATCCACTGCAGAGAAAGAATTACAACAATGTGCACCTCGAGAACATGGACCTCACTATGAGACAGCAGACCTGGGTCAAATACTATGTGCTAATAATTAAATCCTACTAAGTGTCATATGATTGTCACTACTGAGTGACAGCTGGTCTAACTGGACTGGAGAATAAGCACATTTTCTCATACAACTGAATAAAACTAACTATAGGACTTATTTGCAAATACATTTTGGCCCAAGCAACACTATTGTTAGATCTacagtacaaataaattcaCACTATCATGTCTTTCTAAGGacatacattttctgtcttgcCAAGTATAGTAAATCTTAGCACTAGTGACTAAATCAAGAATGTGATtaagaacaacagaaaaaaaccaggGAAGACTAATCtcccccaaaacaaaaaaagggagTTGTGTATTAAAAAAGCAGGACACTTGACCCCTCCTTTTTTATATCAAAATCAAACGCAATCCCTTGACTGAAACTGATGTGTCTTTTGTTTATCAGCGTTAACAGCAGTCCTTGACATGTACACACATCACAGAGATGAGAAGGGAGGGATCTTGCACAAGGAGACACAGGGCAGgtacaataaacaaacaaggCAAGCAGGAGGGATACAACACTTCTGCAGGCGTTAGCTGTCCTCTGAGCTGGTGGTGGCAGTGGTGGTGAGGGCAGGAATGGTGCTGACTGTCCTAGCTGACACCGAGGAAATGTTTGGAAGATGAACAATGCACAGTACAGTGGTTCATCACTTCAGTCTGTGGTGGCGGTGGGACAGAGAAATTACAAATACATGCATTCCTGCTAAATCATGACCACGTAAGTGTTACTGAACGGTTCCGTCATGCATCTGTGGGATGGAAGGTCAACACTTCAATACGATGTCACAGGCTGGAGGCCGGGCATGCTGTCATTAACCACTTGGACATTAGCATCTACCTCTAGGCAATCCCGACTGCATCACTGTCAGTGCTAATACCTTTGCATGTTATTATTTGTCAGTTTGAGAAGGTTTTGGTAGCTAAGCTCGCCTGCCGACACTTAGGAcgacacagacaacacagagagaggagataGAGCTGTCAAAATGCCTGGTGGGGTGAGAAGTCGACAGCCTTGGCTTTACCTCGGGGCCGACTGGGCAGCGTCTGACATCCTGGGGCCGGAGAAAGAGGCAGGGGATAGGGGCAAGAGGTGGGAAAGGAGGAGGCGGGAGGTCATGAGCAAGGGAAAGGAGTGGAAGTGGAAGGGAATAGCAGGGAGGGTGGCAGAATTGCCAGAGAAAACAGGTTTGTGGGAGTGTGTAAGAACGAGAGGAATGCAAGAGATAGAAACAGCAGGAGGGTGAAAGAGAAAGGTAAtggcagtggtggtggtggaggaggagaagtgagAAAAGGaacacaaaaaagcagcagtgagaaGTGGAGATAAGTGctttagcaaaagaaaaaaaacatagataCAGAAGAGAAACACCGCAAGCGCTAATAACAACCTGTCTGAGCAACCGCAAAGGAATAGAGAGAAAAGGATGTGATTGAGAGAGAAACGGAGAACAGAGATAGTGTGAGCGATAGAGACAAACAGAGGCACAGAGGGAACAtgacagaaaaagcaaaacaacacagcagcaacagtaataCAATAAAAAGACCCACACGTCAGAGCCATAAGCAGCTGAGGAGAAACGGCATGGTGTGGCACTGTGGGGGCGGATGACATACAGTAGCAGGAGGTGATTTAAGCTTCATGGAGACACAAACCTGAATCCATGGCTTATTGCAGTAAAATGCTACAGTGCCCCACAATGACCAGCAGGAGGTGTGTACTGAAATCTTTGGATTCTCCCTTCATAGTCTTTCATGCAGCTCATGCTTGAAACTCAACGCATGACCTTTTTATTCAAATACAATTTCAAACTGTATCTCATTTCACGGCTGGCAAATGACCTTTTATTATGGGACTACAGGACGAGGATGCTGCATTTACGCAAGGTCCTTTGTGTGCTAAAAGGTAGGCGTTAGTCTGCCCACCTGCCCTTACCTATCTTGGCTCCTTTCTTGAGCAGGGCGACCACCACCGATGTGTTTCTGCAGCCCACAGCCCTGTCAAGAGGACGCATCCCGCTGTAGTCTACATGCTCTATCATGGCCCCATGGTCAACCAAAAACTGGACCTGAGGAGACAAAGAAATGTGGTGAGAACAGCTGTAGATGGGGAacttttaaagtttaaagtggGACTGTTTTTGTGCTAGGAACACATTTCAACTGGTATCATACAAGTGTGGAGGTTCAAGATCCTGCCCTTTTTCATGGAGGGCCACTCACCACTTCAGAGTCACCGTAGAAGGCTGCCAGGTCAAGGGGCGTGCGTCCGTTCTTGTCCGCATGGTCAGTGGCAGCTCCGTTCTCCACCAGGCAGCGGACAACAGGTAAATGACCTTTCAGACATGCCCAGCTCAGAGCGGTCAGACCCTCCTTATCcatcagagacagagaggctcCTGGGAAAAAGTCAGCAGGGAGACAACCAGGAGTTTTTAACTCAGAATTCCTTTTTACATCTGGGGTTGCCAGGTTTGTCAATTTATGACTCATGGCTCAGTTGACTTGACAAATGTGATGTTATGGTAATTGGAGATTGGAGGTAGGAAGAGATGTttaacaaagaaacacatagTTTCCTGCATAAATCCCAGTCTGTCCTTTAAAGCAcgggtgtcaaactccagtcctcgagggccactgtcctgcttgttttccaactatccctgatCCACAACTGACAcaactgatccaggtaatcaacagtgggtacactgttgattacctggatcagttgTGTCCATCCAATCCAAGAGCAGGGACACCTGTGCTTTAAAATGACCATCCACAGTCATTTTGTTGTGTATATGTAATGTATTCCTTACATTATTTTTAGGCCCTGAATCTGAAAGCTCAAGACACATGGTTGCACATATTTCTTTTGTAAGCTACAAACTTACTGAGATGTTTTGTACAGTCTTTATTTTAGGGCATGCAAAAATGTTCCAAGCACAAAATGAACTCGAGTTTGGTTTTTAACCGAGATATCCTAACATACCTTGAGTCAGTACAAACTCAACAGTTCCCAGGTGCCCCTCTGAGGCAGCCATCATCAGAGGAGTACGACCCTGTTTGTCAGCCAGGTTGACGTCCGCGCCATGTGTTAGGAGGAGGTCCACGATCTACAATACAGAAATATAGCCCCATGTCATTGTGTAACAGGAACTGGAtgtctgtgttgctgtttgaGAGATGAAGACATGGCTATTATTAGAAGGTAGGGATCGGGTGGCCTCTAACCTGCCAGTGTCCCTGTCGGACGGCGCTGAACAGTGGGACGATGCCTCGTCTGTTGGGCTGGGCCACGGCCGCGCCCTGCTCCAGCAACAGACGACAAACCTCCAGCTTCCCCCGACCAGAGGCTGCAGTCAGAgctagacaaacacacacagacaatgagGAAAGAGATCCGGTTAACTTTACCTCAACGTAACcttaaacctaaccctaaccaattACTGCTGTCTTTTACCCAGTCCTAGTATCTAATGTTGACCATTAAGTAAAACCTAGAACTGCAATAACTGACTTTTATGACCACTTGGGGGCAGTGGAACCaagctgtaaacaaaacattaacatattgTTACTTACTAAACGATTGTAAGAGCACTGAGAGTGAACCAGAACAGATGTTATGGCCAGACAGCTGAAACTCACTACACAGCTCCATAAAACTGAGGGGAGCCGCTGATTCAGGTGGAAAGTCTCTGTAGGTTGATCACTACGAGCAGCTCTTTTCACATTATCCCTAAAAATACTGATTATAACGAATCCTGAACATTAAAATCTGTAAAACCACAACACTGCTGTGTTCATTTTTGCTAATTGGACTAATTTCAACAAAGTGAATTAATTTCTTGCAATCAGAATGGAAGCAGTTCTGACAAAGTGACCCTGGTCAGCCACAtgctgatgtacagtatatatgtatTCCCTTAGGCTGTTATAAAGAATGATATATTTTCAGTTGACCTATGCAGTAACAGTGGGAGCAACTGTTCTTCTTCTGATCCATTACAGACAATAAAACTATGACTGACTGAGTACGAGTCCCTTCTTCACCTGACAGTGAGAAGCAGCTTGTCCAACACTGCAGCAGGGGAATAAGGCTCACAAGGAGGTTTCATAGCTTTAggttacaaaaacacattacatttctCAACACCCTGCCACAGTGCAATCACACTAGTCATTTCTGAGCACCCTGGAGCACACCCatcctcccccctccccccctgTGTGCGAGCCCAGCCCTGTCTCTGCTCCAGTGACACCACTGCACTGCCATCAGCATCTgacgcagcagcagcaccagcagcagacacacaagaACAGTGTCTCATATCCGCACTGCAGCGCTCCGCCTCTCAGTGCCACACCGAAAAACCCTCTCAAcaaacactccacacacacttaaataaatgtgaattgtTTGTCTCAAGAATAACTACAGAGTATTTTTGCATTTGACCAGAACAAACATAAAgctgtgttgtcagtgttttatagTTGTAATGTCCGCCCATTGTTAGTATTCCTACCCGTCTCCCCCCATAGGGTGTCAAAGTTATTGATCTGCgccctctccacctcctcttcatctttctctgGCAGGTCCAGCAGGTAGGACACGATCTGATGGCGCAAAGATTCAAGATTAATGTCCACATTTACCTTTACGAAtctaatataaaatacacaatacaaataaatgtcataaaacaaCATCATTTGCTATTGCAAATTACTTTCCTCTTCAAAATATTGTAATCTGACTGACTATAGCAGCAACTAAACTGAACACCAGACCATATTACATTTCCTGGACAGTTTGTCTCCTAACTTCATTTCTCTTGCACCATGCTTTATGTTTCCTTGCCTCCTTTAATATTTCTCTTATTCATAAtcaaaaaaagtgttttggaaaataaacatgaagcaacatatataataaacataaaacataaaatacaacagTGGAATGTATGTCATGCTTCTCTGCAATAAGCTGAACATTTTATAACATCCACACTGTTTAAAgtagaggaggagatgaagaccAGTCTGTGGTTGTGCATCACTTTTGGTTTGCTTTCCTTCAGCTTACACATTAATTATCATCATAGTTAACATCTGTCACTGTTTTAGTTCTGTCTTACTCTAAGTGCATCTGTTCCCTCTTTGACCATATGAACAGGACTCTAGGATAATATCTTGCAACTGTTCTGGTATTAAAAATGGCACATGACATATTGCATTGTGCGCTCCAATGACAAATTATTTCTCAGTGTGAATTGGGTGCAGGAAACTACTGAATGATATAGCATGAAGTCACagcattttatattattactgCATCCTCAAACTCCTGAAAATCCACCTCAACAAAATTAGAAATTTGAAACAGAGGGACTCCATGAAACAACTTTTCCAATGAGGAGTACTTAGAGGAGATCATCTCAATCCCTTAATCGTTAAGCCCTTAATCAAGTTCCTAATTTGGGCTGAAGAATTTCTAACATCACACCCGAGGATGATAATCAGAACGATAACACCACTTTCACCCGCCCGTCTGCTCGTCCCTGCTGTACCTCTGTGTACCCCATGCTGGCCGCAGCGATGAGGGCCTGCTGGACCGCGTGGCTCTTTGTGAACGCTGCCTGTTGTTGGGTCTGTGGTGACTGTTGCTGTGTCCCCATTCCCCAGTCACATTGGATGAGGAACTTCACCACTTCCATGTGGCCCCTTAGGGCTGCGTGAACCAGAGCACACTGGCCGTTCTTATCCAGATGGTCCACCTGTTAATGGGATGTGGATCTGATTAGTATCACAAACAGCAGGTAAGGTTATAATTGATCTCCTATAGTCAAGACATCTGCCTTATCTCTATGTCAGTAGTCTTGATCACACAccaagaaaagaaagtctcttcaCACACTCCTCTTTCCATACCTTTGCTCTCCTGCGACACAGTGCAGTTACGATGGCCATGTGTCCCCCAGCAGCGGCGTAGCCCAGTGGCGTGAGGCCACTTTCAGATGGGGCGTCGACAGAGGCGCCAAACTCGAGCAGCAGAGCCACCATGTCCATGTAGCCCAAATGGGAGTGGACACAGAGGATAGGGGCGTTGTTCAGCACCTCCGTACGGTAGTTCACGTTGGCACCGCCCAGCATCAGTAGCCGACTCACCTAGACTCcgacacaaaataaacaaataaaatatgaatacatAAAAGTCAATACAGCGATGCTCTTGGTTGCTGAAGCTATCTAAGAGAGTGAcatccattttccattttcacatttaaagagGCAGCCTTGATTTCATACCCAGAACATGTAGAACTATTCTGTGTGCATGACTCCTGTCTGCTGTGTTAGAGCCTGTACCTTGATGTTTGGAGTGTAGAGGTTTCGGAGTGAAGAAAGTGCTGCTGAGAGGCCCTCTGTGCTGTAGGATACCCACAGGCCTTGCAAGATTGATGAGGAAACCCCAACTTTCTTGCTGAGACCCTTGAACAGAGAGATACAGTGTAAATATTCATTACTTTGGAGCCAGACCACAGCTGTGTGGGGGCGTAGATGTGTGTGCGGACACAAATACTGGTATACCTTGAAGATATGTGCTTTGAGGATGTGATGGCCCAGCTCAATAGTCTGCTGTCTGTTCAGCTTGTTCTCCTGCCGAGAGAACCAGAAGGCCAGTAGGGTGTGCCCGCTCCTGCAGAGACGACAGACAAAATCTTCCAATACTTGAGGCTGAGTCATCAACTCATTACATTTAGTTATCATCTGCACAGTTGGTGGAACTGGTCTTAATTataataaagcaaataaaatgttcCAGCTGAAAATATAACACCTCCTCAGCCAGATAAACATGGTGTACCTGCGAAAACCGAGCTCTATTTATACATACACAACTGAAGTATACAGTACATTACCAACTGTCTGTGGAATTacttaatgtcacattttttaaataaacagtgaacAGTAAATTTGATGGGCATTAAGTAGAAAGTAATTTAACTCAATTTCATTGAACATATTAATTCAATAATACAGTGgtttattgtattatatatttttgtattacaTTCAGTATCATGAGATATATTGAGATATATCACACCCCAATGTTCTTTTCCCAGGGAGAATAATTTGACCTCTTGAAGCCAAACACTCCAGAACTGCTATTGTCCCAAGACCTTTAATTAAAAGTGTCAGGGCAAACGATTTCTACACGATCACATTCAGAATCACAGAGAAAGAGCAGCTCATCTTATTCAATCCACCATTTCTCTTGCACGTCCTCACCTCGGATCACAGAGGAACTTtgtcttttctccttcttctctccagaTCAACCACTCCCTGAAGGAAGGGTGAACAAACATCCTGGTACCGTCTCTCCTCTTCACCAGGAAGACTGACAGGTTGTCCACACGCTGCTGGAAATCCTCCCAGTCCAATGTGCCCTGGCACAGACAGTGTCTCCGTGTTATTTTGGACACTAACTATTGTTTTCCTAAAGCTGATACATTGTTCAGGCTGGGACATGCAGATATATACCAGGTTTGTTTGCATGGAATCAAAGttaaaacagttaaaacaaaaacaagcaaatcaAGTCAATGTTGCTCATTCCACTGAAAAAAGAGCTTGAGGTATTAAAAGGTCTCAAGGTCTTAAGTCTTGTACAGTAACACTACCTGCAGTGAGCCAGCGTTGATGGCCTGATATATCTGCTCATCGGTCAGCGGATGGAGCGAGGCCACGGCCACATTGAGCAGAGGAAGTGCCCGCTCAAACGACGACTGTGTGGGGAAGCGCATGTTGCACTGCAGCAGGTACACCTCTGCCAGGTTGACTGGAACCAcctgaggaagaagagaaaagaatcTACACTGTTATGCCGATTGCCTCTGGATCAGCTTTACACAATATGAATAATGCATTGTTTTTGTATAGCACATCAGCTATTCCTCATATTCCTTCTACTGAAAGGAGTCTGTGAATTTAtcagttcatatttttatggAGTCTGGAAGCAGTTCTGAATACATATAATTAAATGAAACCAAAGTTGTgagataaaacatttcattatgaAATGCACACCAGAATTTGATTCTGTCAAAAACAAGATGTTATAAAATTACTTTTACACAAAACATGTCAAAGTGCAGGTATTTAGCTGACAGCAGGCGTTTTACAGTGACGCTGTATGGAATAAGATCACACCTTATAGCTGGAGCTTTTGAGAACAAGGTAGCCCTTCTCGATGAGGTCAAAGGTGAGTTTGAGGTACAGGTAGGACCCCTGGCTCAGGGCCTTAAGGTGGGCACTGAGCTTGCCAAAGGTGGTGTTGTCCATCTTGCCGTTGAGTGAGATGTTGTTTTGGATCTCCGGGCT from Mastacembelus armatus chromosome 19, fMasArm1.2, whole genome shotgun sequence harbors:
- the tanc2b gene encoding protein TANC2 isoform X7; this translates as MQTYTVRFAPYRPQDIALKPLLFEVPSITMDSVFTGREWLFQEIDAHLNSPNASTNRGVVVVGNIGFGKTAIISRLVALSCHGTRMRQIASDSPQASPKHGEGLPLTQPQPTHGTLGGGSCPGTPEMRRRQEEAMRRLASQVVAYHYCQADNAYTCLVPEFVHNVAALLCRSPHLVAYREQLLREPHLQSILSLRSCVQDPLASFRRGVLEPLDALYKERKINSEEDLIILIDGLNEAEFHKPDYGDTIVSFLTKTINKFPPWLKLVVTVRTTLQEITNALPFHHISLDSLEENDGIDQDLQGYILHRIHSSPEIQNNISLNGKMDNTTFGKLSAHLKALSQGSYLYLKLTFDLIEKGYLVLKSSSYKVVPVNLAEVYLLQCNMRFPTQSSFERALPLLNVAVASLHPLTDEQIYQAINAGSLQGTLDWEDFQQRVDNLSVFLVKRRDGTRMFVHPSFREWLIWREEGEKTKFLCDPRSGHTLLAFWFSRQENKLNRQQTIELGHHILKAHIFKGLSKKVGVSSSILQGLWVSYSTEGLSAALSSLRNLYTPNIKVSRLLMLGGANVNYRTEVLNNAPILCVHSHLGYMDMVALLLEFGASVDAPSESGLTPLGYAAAGGHMAIVTALCRRRAKVDHLDKNGQCALVHAALRGHMEVVKFLIQCDWGMGTQQQSPQTQQQAAFTKSHAVQQALIAAASMGYTEIVSYLLDLPEKDEEEVERAQINNFDTLWGETALTAASGRGKLEVCRLLLEQGAAVAQPNRRGIVPLFSAVRQGHWQIVDLLLTHGADVNLADKQGRTPLMMAASEGHLGTVEFVLTQGASLSLMDKEGLTALSWACLKGHLPVVRCLVENGAATDHADKNGRTPLDLAAFYGDSEVVQFLVDHGAMIEHVDYSGMRPLDRAVGCRNTSVVVALLKKGAKIGPATWAMATSKPDIMIILLSKLIEEGDSFYKKGKVKEAAQRYQYALKKFPREGFSEDLKTFRELKVSLFLNLSRCRRKMNDFGMAEEFATKALELKPKSYEAYYARARAKRSSRQFPEALEDLNEAIKLCPNNREIQRLLQRVEEECHQLNQEEHQQQDLELEPPPSPPPTPPPEEEESLSMSMPLPPPPEPRLEDMEPVQDLFEDEDYLEQELEAMSMGLPPPESLTNPSSLPIIQSPPLSPTHPDQIYIAGGSPMGLPYEYHPTSSSMSSPTRGSYQPTSPSLSPTHQNSHYRHSPPHTSPVHQPSYRFSPPPMGTGGQGMDHQSPPPSPLRRAAQYRASPPIEGVCLYRSQSGSPVRYQTEQLPGRPKSPLSKMSSQRSFQLSSQPSLSSQHHQAQGLRLQPSIAQIVRTNQPSSVMGNSSYSGQMGHSMGGRYQGGSVDVESRMVYQPSLDGRSMPQVQASLSSGALCQHGGRGGVMESGLLKDELPQRPSSAYRASSGGPGGIRYSQTPQISRSQSAAYYPVAEHVLERANAMPPCQLGSPEIPHMVRRPVSANTTEMKQHVPTPRPLIHSQSVGLRFSPSSNNISTGSTSNLAPGFRPSSSIQQMEIPLQATYERTCDDISPISPSQGGGGLYQGETTRSRNTPFMGIIDKTARTQQYLHQPQRSRAMTSMDSAISPTSPGQLVQQGSTYSPPTSLGNIAYYNKTNNAQNGHLLEEDYYSQTQPPSLGKLANGSRGSGDILERVSQVPTYPDVKVARTLPVAQAYQDNMYRQLSRDSRTQGPTSPIKPKRPFVESNV